A window of Maioricimonas rarisocia genomic DNA:
AGCGACCGGTGTTATCCAGTCCCGTGGCAATCGGCTCCCACGGGCCGGTCGACTGCAGTGCGTAGAACAGCGCGATCGGCTTGTCGGCCAGCAGTTCGTCGGTCACCACCCACTGGATCTCGACCTTGTTGTGGGCCGAGCCCTGCCCCTGGACGAGCGGGTACAGCTGTGCTTTCGGCGGTGTCTGGTCGACGACGATCCGAAACGCCGGCTTCTCTTCCGGCTGCGGCGGCGTGGCGGCAATGCCGACTCCGCTGTGAACCCGCAATGCGAACCCGTAGTCGCCATCCTTCGGAACCGTCACCGACATCGGGCTGCGGCGATCGGGATCGGATCCGTAGTGATACCACTTCAGTCCACCGTTCTCCGAGATGTAGAGATCGACGTCTCCCACGCCCGACGGTCCGACGTTGTCGAACGCGTAGCTGATGTTGAACGTTCGTGAATTGACGCGGCGGGTCGGGACGCTTCCCTCCACACGCGTCAGACTCTTCGCCAGAGCGGGGGGACGACTCGCGTCACTGGTGACCAGCTGCTGAGGACTGTTCCCCGACCGGATCTGCGGAAACTGCGCCCGCGGCGTCGGCTCGACCGGCGTGATCCTGCCATCAAACGACGGCGGCGTTCCGGCCAGCTCCGAACTGCCGGGCCCTTCGGCAACAGGCTTGCTGAAGTCCGGCACGTCCCGATCACGTGGTCGCGACGAGGTCCCGTCGATCGTCACACTCGCTTCCGAGGTGGCCGTGTTTCCCGCCCGGTCAGCAACCTGCCCGCGCACTGAGACCAGCTGCCCCGGCTTCACGCTCCAGCTCGTCTGTCCGTTCGCCGCGGCGGTGACGTTCACCCCTTCCCAGCGGCTGGTGGCGACATTGAAGAATTCGAGCGAGAGCGTCTCCGCATCCAGGTGCGCGTCGACAGCCCGCCAGCTGAGCAGGACACGTCCGTCCTGAAGATCGGTCAGGCCGACTTCGAGCTCCGGCTGCTGCTGATCCACCACGACCTGCAGGCCTGCCTGCAAAGGTCCGCCGGGATGCTGCTGACGGCGACCATCCAGCGTCCGGACGGCAAACCAGTACTCGCCATCCTGCTCCGCTTCGAAGGTGAACTTGCCTGCCGTCGGCGAGACCGACTGCACGTGCCGCCAGTTGACCCCGCGGTCCGACGAGACGTACAGCTGAATCTCGACAGCGCCGAGCCGCTGGATCTCCGCTGAGTCGAACTGAAACGGAATCCGGAATCGCGGCCGGCTGGTATGCACCGGGGCCGCGATTGCCAGTTCACTGGTCATCGACAACACGAGAATCGCCAGGACAACCGGCACGCATCGCCACCGGCGAGAGGCGGACCGGTCCGCGGCTGCCGCACAATGGGATCGAATGGATTCTCGACCGAACCGGTTCTGGAGCCGTTTCATGGTAGCGATGCCGATCTGCAAAGCGTAACGGGTCCGCTGCACCAAGGCGCCGCAGGCCCGTCGTTGGTTGCCCCCCTGCGCAGCGGCAGGAATCCCGGAACGTCACCGCGCACGTCGCTGCCGTGGGGGGATCGTCCCGTAGCGTCAGTATCGACTTTGCCGGGCAGACCGCTTGACAGAATCGAAGCCGGTCTGCCGATTCTGAGGTTCGCACCATAGCCACGAACCTCGCATCCTTACGCGGCCACGGGATTTATTTCGCCGTGCCCCGTGCGGCAGCCATGCACTCGACGAACGCCGCTGCCTGCTCCCGAATCCGATCCATATCGTTGCGGGCCAGTGCGTCCTTCTCGACCAGGGCACTCCCCAGGCCAACGGCGCACGCCCCCGCCTTGACGAAACTCTCCAGCGTGTCGAGATTGACGCCGCCGGTCGGCAGCAGGCGGACCTGCGGCAACGGACCGTGGACCGCTTTCAGGTACGACGGACCACCGACGTCCGCAGGGAAGACCTTCACGATGTCGGCCCCCGCCTCCCAGGCGGTCAGAATCTCCGTCGGCGTGAACGCTCCGCACATCACCGCTTTGTCGTAGCGGTTGCAGAGCTTGATGACGTCGACATTGACGGTCGGCGTGACGATGTACTCGGCACCGGCAAGAATCGCCGCCCGTGCACTCTCCGCATCGAGAACGGTTCCGGCACCGAGAAGAATCCGATCTCCCAGCTCCGCCCGAATCTCGCGCAGGATGTCGAGGATGCCGGGCACTGTAAACGTGACCTCGATCACGTCGATGCCGCCAGCCAGCAGTGCCTCGGAAACCTGCACGAGCTGCTCGCCCGAGGGCGCCCGAATGATGGCCACCAGTCCCAGATCGAGAACGCGCTGCAGATCGTGATGTTGACTCATGAAGGTTCGCCTGGTCGCGGAGGGAGTATCAACGGCACTTCGAGCAGCGTGACCGTCGCAGATTCGATTGGGGGCGGGACCGGTTTGCCGGCGGCCGGGACCGCGGCGTCACACCGGCATCAATTGCGGGAGGAGAACTGTTCGGCGTATTCGAGAACCCACAGGTCGACCAGTTCCTTGAACGAGTCGACGTCGACCCGCGAGAGCTGCTGGAAGTGCTTCCGGTTGAACACCTCTTTATTGCGGATCGTTCCTTTGGCCACGAGTTCGACAATCGCGGCGGTCCCCAGCGGGGACACGAGCATTTCCAGCCGGCTGTAGACGTTTTCCGGACGTTTGCCGGGATTCACCTTCAGGTCGTCCCGGGTAATCCGGGCCCCCCACCCTTCGTCGCTGACGATCGACTGATACTCGAAACCGGGAAAGTGATCGGCCAGCCGCCGCAGACAGTCTTCGACACGTTCGGTCAGTTCGAGCCGGCACTGCGAGTGAAGATTGCGGATCTCTTCCTGCGTCATCGCTTCATCGGCGGCCGCCCGTCCACGCTCGTCGCGTGCGTGCCGCCCTCGCTCGATCGCTCGCTGCAGCCGGTCTTCGAATTCCATCACGCTCATTCCGTCTGTTTTCTCTGCTGAAATGCCCGTCTGGCGAGTCTACTCAGGCTCCCAGACCCGTGCAACAGGCTCGATCCCCACCCCGAACGGCCGCCCGCTGTACCTTTTACAAGAGCAACGGCCGGAAACGACAACCGACGGGACGGTGAAATCGGCCGATTCTGCCGCGATACAGTTCTTGCCCCCACCGTGGGCAGCCGGGATAATGTGATCCGAGGGTTTCCCCTCGCCGGGGGACACACGGACCGGTGCTTTTTGTGAAACGGGGAAAGGCGTGCAGGTGGGGAAGGCAGCCGGACTTCAGGAAATCCTTAAGGCTTCGGCTTTGATGTGGATTGGCCTGGCCATTGCATTGGCCATTCTCGTGTGGTTGATCTTTCGGATCAGAGCATGGTTTCAGGAAGGTGACGATCCTACCGCTGATCTGAACGAATTGCTGGCACATGCTCGCGAAATGGAACGGCAGGGTGAGCTTAGCAAAGAGGAATTCCGATCCATCAAAGGTCGAGTTTCGAAGGGTCTGGATCGGTAAACGTTCTCAGACACAGGGACGGCTCGCCTGGCGACCGTTCTTACGAGGCGGTGGGACACCCCTCGCAACCACCATCCCAACAGCCGCGTTCGCATTCGGCTGTCCGGCCAAACCGGCCATCCCATCTGAACTGACATCACGAGGATCGATTCGCAACATCTCCGATCGCCGAGTCAAGGAGGCGGGGTCGGATCAGGCAGTGGATCGACATTTGTTCGATCGACAGCTTCGAAGGAATTCGCATGCCCTCCGATAAAGAGTTTACGTCCGGCCGCAAGG
This region includes:
- a CDS encoding bifunctional 4-hydroxy-2-oxoglutarate aldolase/2-dehydro-3-deoxy-phosphogluconate aldolase; the protein is MSQHHDLQRVLDLGLVAIIRAPSGEQLVQVSEALLAGGIDVIEVTFTVPGILDILREIRAELGDRILLGAGTVLDAESARAAILAGAEYIVTPTVNVDVIKLCNRYDKAVMCGAFTPTEILTAWEAGADIVKVFPADVGGPSYLKAVHGPLPQVRLLPTGGVNLDTLESFVKAGACAVGLGSALVEKDALARNDMDRIREQAAAFVECMAAARGTAK